A window from Bradysia coprophila strain Holo2 chromosome X unlocalized genomic scaffold, BU_Bcop_v1 contig_20, whole genome shotgun sequence encodes these proteins:
- the LOC119068627 gene encoding 39S ribosomal protein L15, mitochondrial: MSSTHHSVDKALKLLRTLPRVQIGNIRDNPNSKRNGTRRRGQHGGETHGAGIKDHQNHLRLGYETGNTPFYLRFPYEPYYRGHHLRREYPPISLERLQLFLDTDRIDKKQPIDLTAFCNTGLYHIRPERYQFGVQLTEEGANKFNAKINIEVQHASELVIATIERNGGVIRTAYYDQHSLNVAKNPTKWFEKGVPIPRRMLPPADAVDQYTDPKNRGYLADPEAISYERMVLAQKYGYELPKIEDDPDYEMLSQAKDPRQLFYGLNPGWVVSLRDKAIIRPVTA, encoded by the exons ATGAGTTCTACACATCACTCCGTCGATAAAGCCCTAAAATTATTACGAACATTGCCCCGTGTACAGATTGGAAATATTCGTGACAATCCCAATTCAAAACGGAAC GGAACACGACGCCGCGGACAGCATGGAGGCGAAACACACGGTGCCGGTATAAAAGATCACCAAAATCACTTGCGTCTGGGATACGAAACCGGCAACACACCATTCTATCTTAGATTTCCGTATGAACCATACTACCGTGGACACCA TCTTCGACGTGAGTATCCACCGATCAGTTTGGAACGGCtgcaattatttttggatacTGACCGTATCGACAAGAAGCAACCCATAGATCTTACGGCATTCTGCAACACCGGCCTGTACCATATTCGACCGGAGCGCTATCAATTCGGTGTCCAATTGACAGAAGAAGGAGCGAACAAATTTAACGCTAAAATTAACATTGAAGTCCAACATGCAAGTGAATTGGTTATTGCCACCATTGAACGGAACGGTGGCGTAATTCGAACGGCTTATTATGATCAGCACAGTTTGAATGTCGCAAAAAATCCGACCAAATGGTTCGAAAAAGGTGTTCCTATACCGAGACGAATGTTGCCACCTGCAGATGCTGTCGACCAATATACCGATCCGAAGAATCGAGGCTATTTGGCTGATCCAGAGGCAATCAGTTATGAGAGGATG GTCTTGGCACAAAAGTATGGCTACGAGCTGCCGAAAATCGAAGACGATCCAGACTACGAGATGCTTTCACAAGCTAAAGATCCGAGACAACTATTTTATGGGTTGAATCCTGGATGGGTAGTGAGTCTTCGTGACAAAGCAATCATTAGACCCGTTACTGCATAG
- the LOC119068628 gene encoding coiled-coil-helix-coiled-coil-helix domain-containing protein 7 — protein MSKNADAEKNNPCLKEQNMTYQCLNKNNYDREVCEPYFVNYNNCKDFWGSVSLARRRKGITPHLPDVEDRPKIKEEYMKTRPDR, from the exons ATGTCAAAAAACGCGGATGCCGAGAAAAATAATCCATGTCTTAAG GAACAGAACATGACTTACCAATGCTTGAATAAAAACAACTATGACAGGGAAGTGTGTGAGCCCTATTTCGTAAATTACAATAACTGCAAAGACTTTTGG GGAAGTGTATCGTTAGCACGACGTCGTAAAGGAATCACACCGCATCTGCCAGATGTAGAAGACAGGCCGAAAATCAAAGAAGAATACATGAAAACAAGGCCGGATAGGTAA